The segment ATCAATCGCATAGACCAGACGTGTGCTGCTGGGAAGTGCTGCTttgtgttaactatgttcagcaaaccagccaacaagaagcaaaaaaccttgcacatTTTGTTCCAAACAAGcgtgtaagttgagtaatgctgttgcatgtagataatgttaaatgatgttaaatgagctaaatgatgactaattaatagacgccaatatatcaagttaagctagttaacaagaatactaatgttattgttacctatgttaaatcgcttgctagctagtttcatgccaggaatatatgttttttgttttttaaaagaaatgtagCCTATTTATTGAAAATAGAACAATTTCCAACAATATATGGCAGTTGTTACATTCTTCATAATATGCTCTTACACAGACACAGCAGGACGCAcaggaaacagaataaaacaaaaaagacatatgaaaaaaatatatatataaattaaaatcgCTAAGGGGCCTCTTCTAATAGTCTAATGTTATTAATAGTGTACAGAAGACTTTTTGCCGGTTTCTTTTTCATGTGCTTCAAAGCTTTACAGTACAAAGTCAGTTCTCTTTTAAATACCAAAAATTTACAGTACAAAGTCAGTTCTCttttaaataccaaaaaaagGGGTTGTGTTTTAATGCATTTACATTTGTGAATAAAGAATTTCCCTGTTTTAATGCATTTACATTTGTGAATAAAGAATTtccctaaaataaataaagtgtttaaaaGAATGTTAGTGTCTTTATCCTCTATTGTCATTCCAAACGTAATATCATTTCTTGAAAACTGGGGGAGAGATATAAGTTTTGGCTCTAGCCAATCATACATGTCACTCCAAAAAGTATTActataaacacagaaaatgaacaaGTGATCCGTGGTCTCTATGTCCTCATCACAGAATATGCAGTTATTGTGATCAATGTTAAATCTTTGTCTAAGAAGTTCTTCTGAAGGGTGTATatcattaaatattttaaagtggCGTTCTTGGCTTTTGGAGGTAAAAGTAATTTTAAGTAACTTGTGAGTAATTTCTTTAAAGTAGGCAGACAAAAACTTTGAGAAGCTGCGTTGCTACTGAACTGCATAGGATAGAGAACGTTTGTGAAGAGACCACGAATTACGTTGTTAGACAAAGTCTCAACTGAGAAATCCTGACTGTCAATGATTAGTTTGGGGAGATGTGGAGGTACAGTTAGATgagtttgtgtatttttaaccATCCTCATAAAAGAAACAGGTAAACTTTTAATAACCttattaaattgtttacatttacattggATATTAAATTTCATACAGAAATCCTCAAAAGATATCACCAGAATCATCTAACAAATGGATGACAGACCAAATATCTCTTTCCATCCAGTCATTGTAAAATCCAGGAATATATGGTGGAAGACAACTATCAAAAAGATGTGTGCATAATTTTAACTATTCGTATTCGTAATgttaaacaatcaataaaattgTTGTACACAAAATTCTGCTGTCATATACGTGAGTCTGTGAAATTGTTCAGGTTAGGATTGTTTTTATGAGTATGAATCTAAAAGCTGTGAGTGCAAAGTCTTGTGAATACAGCCCTAATTTCTACGACTACGAAGTCCTCACTGTGAACACAAATTCAAGTTTGTGGGTATGAGTTGAAAAGTGTTGAAATTACGTCACTGAGGTCACAGGCAGGTCACAGGGGAAAGTAATCGGACCGCAATTCCTCCAAACGCGCATGCCCCAAGGGCAAAGATGACAGCGGACCGGGTGGAGCTGCCAGCTTATGTTACTGTGTCCTATTTCTGCAGTCCTGTAAATCATTCTTTAGACCAAACAGCCTACATCAAGAAATTTCTGATGTAAGCCGCTAACAGCAGAGTTGGAACAGAAGGACATACAGGTTTGACTCTGAGCTGAGAGTAAATGATGAAGGTATAGTGTACAGGTGATGCTGTGACTGGCTGGTAACTGAAGCCTGATCCACTGAATCGTGTCCGATAAGAACAACCcaaatgtgtctttatttttcgctaatttttcattttcatttctgccaCACTGTCAACACATGCTCATTCTTCCATACAGGTAGGCCTATGTGTGGTtctgaaatgaaaagtaaataCATGCTATCTATAACTAGGTTGTAAATAAACCTCTTTGTATTACTTTTCTTCACGTTCTCTTCAAGAAAACAGTTCGCAAAATAGTTTAACCAACAATTACCAGCAATTACTGTGTGTGCAGAGTTGTTACTGTTAGCAGTGGTATTTAACTGGGTTTCCACCGTAATGCCCTGTTGCCTGAGCGAAACAGAGTGGAAGTAGGTTAAGCTGCCTCTccaccagtagatggcagtatgAGTACTTAAATGTATGCCTggtttgtctctttgtgaacTGTTGNNNNNNNNNNNNNNNNNNNNNNNNNNNNNNNNNNNNNNNNNNNNNNNNNNNNNNNNNNNNNNNNNNNNNNNNNNNNNNNNNNNNNNNNNNNNNNNNNNNNNNNNNNNNNNNNNNNNNNNNNNNNNNNNNNNNNNNNNNNNNNNNNNNNNNNNNNNNNNNNNNNNNNNNNNNNNNNNNNNNNNNNNNNNNNNNNNNNNNNNNNNNNNNNNNNNNNNNNNNNNNNNNNNNNNNNNNNNNNNNNNNNNNNNNNNNNNNNNNNNNNNNNNNNNNNNNNNNNNNNNNNNNNNNNNNNNNNNNNNNNNNNNNNNNNNNNNNNNNNNNNNNNNNNNNNNNNNNNNNNNNNNNNNNNNNNNNNNNNNNNNNNNNNNNNNNNNNNNNNNNNNNNNNNNNNNNNNNNNNNNNNNNNNNNNNNNNNNNNNNNNNNNNNNNNNNNNNNNNNNNNNNNNNNNNNNNNNNNNNNNNNNNNNNNNNNNNNNNNNNNNNNNNNNNNNNNNNNNNNNNNNNNNNNNNNNNNNNNNNNNNNNNNNNNNNNNNNNNNNNNNNNNNNNNNNNNNNNNNNNNNNNNNNNNNNNNNNNNNNNNNNNNNNNNNNNNNNNNNNNNNNNNNNNNNNNNNNNNNNNNNNNNNNNNNNNNNNNNNNNNNNNNNNNNNNNNNNNNNNNNNNNNNNNNNNNNNNNNNNNNNNNNNNNNNNNNNNNNNNNNNNNNNNNNNNNNNNNNNNNNNNNNNNNNNNNNNNNNNNNNNNNNNNNNNNNNNNNNNNNNNNNNNNNNNNNNNNNNNNNNNNNNNNNNNNNNNNNNNNNNNNNNNNNNNNNNNNNNNNNNNNNNNNNNNNNNNNNNNNNNNNNNNNNNNNNNNNNNNNNNNNNNNNNNNNNNNNNNNNNNNNNNNNNNNNNNNNNNNNNNNNNNNNNNNNNNNNNNNNNNNNNNNNNNNNNNNNNNNNNNNNNNNNNNNNNNNNNNNNNNNNNNNNNNNNNNNNNNNNNNNNNNNNNNNNNNNNNNNNNNNNNNNNNNNNNNNNNNNNNNNNNNNNNNNNNNNNNNNNNNNNNNNNNNNNNNNNNNNNNNNNNNNNNNNNNNNNNNNNNNNNNNNNNNNNNNNNNNNNNNNNNNNNNNNNNNNNNNNNNNNNNNNNNNNNNNNNNNNNNNNNNNNNNNNNNNNNNNNNNNNNNNNNNNNNNNNNNNNNNNNNNNNNNNNNNNNNNNNNNNNNNNNNNNNNNNNNNNNNNNNNNNNNNNNNNNNNNNNNNNNNNNNNNNNNNNNNNNNNNNNNNNNNNNNNNNNNNNNNNNNNNNNNNNNNNNNNNNNNNNNNNNNNNNNNNNNNNNNNNNNNNNNNNNNNNNNNNNNNNNNNNNNNNNNNNNNNNNNNNNNNNNNNNNNNNNNNNNNNNNNNNNNNNNNNNNNNNNNNNNNNNNNNNNNNNNNNNNNNNNNNNNNNNNNNNNNNNNNNNNNNNNNNNNNNNNNNNNNNNNNNNNNNNNNNNNNNNNNNNNNNNNNNNNNNNNNNNNNNNNNNNNNNNNNNNNNNNNNNNNNNNNNNNNNNNNNNNNNNNNNNNNNNNNNNNNNNNNNNNNNNNNNNNNNNNNNNNNNNNNNNNNNNNNNNNNNNNNNNNNNNNNNNNNNNNNNNNNNNNNNNNNNNNNNNNNNNNNNNNNNNNNNNNNNNNNNNNNNNNNNNNNNNNNNNNNNNNNNNNNNNNNNNNNNNNNNNNNNNNNNNNNNNNNNNNNNNNNNNNNNNNNNNNNNNNNNNNNNNNNNNNNNNNNNNNNNNNNNNNNNNNNNNNNNNNNNNNNNNNNNNNNNNNNNNNNNNNNNNNNNNNNNNNNNNNNNNNNNNNNNNNNNNNNNNNNNNNNNNNNNNNNNNNNNNNNNNNNNNNNNNNNNNNNNNNNNNNNNNNNNNNNNNNNNNNNNNNNNNNNNNNNNNNNNNNNNNNNNNNNNNNNNNNNNNNNNNNNNNNNNNNNNNNNNNNNNNNNNNNNNNNNNNNNNNNNNNNNNNNNNNNNNNNNNNNNNNNNNNNNNNNNNNNNNNNNNNNNNNNNNNNNNNNNNNNNNNNNNNNNNNNNNNNNNNNNNNNNNNNNNNNNNNNNNNNNNNNNNNNNNNNNNNNNNNNNNNNNNNNNNNNNNNNNNNNNNNNNNNNNNNNNNNNNNNNNNNNNNNNNNNNNNNNNNNNNNNNNNNNNNNNNNNNNNNNNNNNNNNNNNNNNNNNNNNNNNNNNNNNNNNNNNNNNNNNNNNNNNNNNNNNNNNNNNNNNNNNNNNNNNNNNNNNNNNNNNNNNNNNNNNNNNNNNNNNNNNNNNNNNNNNNNNNNNNNNNNNNNNNNNNNNNNNNNNNNNNNNNNNNNNNNNNNNNNNNNNNNNNNNNNNNNNNNNNNNNNNNNNNNNNNNNNNNNNNNNNNNNNNNNNNNNNNNNNNNNNNNNNNNNNNNNNNNNNNNNNNNNNNNNNNNNNNNNNNNNNNNNNNNNNNNNNNNNNNNNNNNNNNNNNNNNNNNNNNNNNNNNNNNNNNNNNNNNNNNNNNNNNNNNNNNNNNNNNNNNNNNNNNNNNNNNNNNNNNNNNNNNNNNNNNNNNNNNNNNNNNNNNNNNNNNNNNNNNNNNNNNNNNNNNNNNNNNNNNNNNNNNNNNNNNNNNNNNNNNNNNNNNNNNNNNNNNNNNNNNNNNNNNNNNNNNNNNNNNNNNNNNNNNNNNNNNNNNNNNNNNNNNNNNNNNNNNNNNNNNNNNNNNNNNNNNNNNNNNNNNNNNNNNNNNNNNNNNNNNNNNNNNNNNNNNNNNNNNNNNNNNNNNNNNNNNNNNNNNNNNNNNNNNNNNNNNNNNNNNNNNNNNNNNNNNNNNNNNNNNNNNNNNNNNNNNNNNNNNNNNNNNNNNNNNNNNNNNNNNNNNNNNNNNNNNNNNNNNNNNNNNNNNNNNNNNNNNNNNNNNNNNNNNNNNNNNNNNNNNNNNNNNNNNNNNNNNNNNNNNNNNNNNNNNNNNNNNNNNNNNNNNNNNNNNNNNNNNNNNNNNNNNNNNNNNNNNNNNNNNNNNNNNNNNNNNNNNNNNNNNNNNNNNNNNNNNNNNNNNNNNNNNNNNNNNNNNNNNNNNNNNNNNNNNNNNNNNNNNNNNNNNNNNNNNNNNNNNNNNNNNNNNNNNNNNNNNNNNNNNNNNNNNNNNNNNNNNNNNNNNNNNNNNNNNNNNNNNNNNNNNNNNNNNNNNNNNNNNNNNNNNNNNNNNNNNNNNNNNNNNNNNNNNNNNNNNNNNNNNNNNNNNNNNNNNNNNNNNNNNNNNNNNNNNNNNNNNNNNNNNNNNNNNNNNNNNNNNNNNNNNNNNNNNNNNNNNNNNNNNNNNNNNNNNNNNNNNNNNNNNNNNNNNNNNNNNNNNNNNNNNNNNNNNNNNNNNNNNNNNNNNNNNNNNNNNNNNNNNNNNNNNNNNNNNNNNNNNNNNNNNNNNNNNNNNNNNNNNNNNNNNNNNNNNNNNNNNNNNNNNNNNNNNNNNNNNNNNNNNNNNNNNNNNNNNNNNNNNNNNNNNNNNNNNNNNNNNNNNNNNNNNNNNNNNNNNNNNNNNNNNNNNNNNNNNNNNNNNNNNNNNNNNNNNNNNNNNNNNNNNNNNNNNNNNNNNNNNNNNNNNNNNNNNNNNNNNNNNNNNNNNNNNNNNNNNNNNNNNNNNNNNNNNNNNNNNNNNNNNNNNNNNNNNNNNNNNNNNNNNNNNNNNNNNNNNNNNNNNNNNNNNNNNNNNNNNNNNNNNNNNNNNNNNNNNNNNNNNNNNNNNNNNNNNNNNNNNNNNNNNNNNNNNNNNNNNNNNNNNNNNNNNNNNNNNNNNNNNNNNNNNNNNNNNNNNNNNNNNNNNNNNNNNNNNNNNNNNNNNNNNNNNNNNNNNNNNNNNNNNNNNNNNNNNNNNNNNNNNNNNNNNNNNNNNNNNNNNNNNNNNNNNNNNNNNNNNNNNNNNNNNNNNNNNNNNNNNNNNNNNNNNNNNNNNNNNNNNNNNNNNNNNNNNNNNNNNNNNNNNNNNNNNNNNNNNNNNNNNNNNNNNNNNNNNNNNNNNNNNNNNNNNNNNNNNNNNNNNNNNNNNNNNNNNNNNNNNNNNNNNNNNNNNNNNNNNNNNNNNNNNNNNNNNNNNNNNNNNNNNNNNNNNNNNNNNNNNNNNNNNNNNNNNNNNNNNNNNNNNNNNNNNNNNNNNNNNNNNNNNNNNNNNNNNNNNNNNNNNNNNNNNNNNNNNNNNNNNNNNNNNNNNNNNNNNNNNNNNNNNNNNNNNNNNNNNNNNNNNNNNNNNNNNNNNNNNNNNNNNNNNNNNNNNNNNNNNNNNNNNNNNNNNNNNNNNNNNNNNNNNNNNNNNNNNNNNNNNNNNNNNNNNNNNNNNNNNNNNNNNNNNNNNNNNNNNNNNNNNNNNNNNNNNNNNNNNNNNNNNNNNNNNNNNNNNNNNNNNNNNNNNNNNNNNNNNNNNNNNNNNNNNNNNNNNNNNNNNNNNNNNNNNNNNNNNNNNNNNNNNNNNNNNNNNNNNNNNNNNNNNNNNNNNNNNNNNNNNNNNNNNNNNNNNNNNNNNNNNNNNNNNNNNNNNNNNNNNNNNNNNNNNNNNNNNNNNNNNNNNNNNNNNNNNNNNNNNNNNNNNNNNNNNNNNNNNNNNNNNNNNNNNNNNNNNNNNNNNNNNNNNNNNNNNNNNNNNNNNNNNNNNNNNNNNNNNNNNNNNNNNNNNNNNNNNNNNNNNNNNNNNNNNNNNNNNNNNNNNNNNNNNNNNNNNNNNNNNNNNNNNNNNNNNNNNNNNNNNNNNNNNNNNNNNNNNNNNNNNNNNNNNNNNNNNNNNNNNNNNNNNNNNNNNNNNNNNNNNNNNNNNNNNNNNNNNNNNNNNNNNNNNNNNNNNNNNNNNNNNNNNNNNNNNNNNNNNNNNNNNNNNNNNNNNNNNNNNNNNNNNNNNNNNNNNNNNNNNNNNNNNNNNNNNNNNNNNNNNNNNNNNNNNNNNNNNNNNNNNNNNNNNNNNNNNNNNNNNNNNNNNNNNNNNNNNNNNNNNNNNNNNNNNNNNNNNNNNNNNNNNNNNNNNNNNNNNNNNNNNNNNNNNNNNNNNNNNNNNNNNNNNNNNNNNNNNNNNNNNNNNNNNNNNNNNNNNNNNNNNNNNNNNNNNNNNNNNNNNNNNNNNNNNNNNNNNNNNNNNNNNNNNNNNNNNNNNNNNNNNNNNNNNNNNNNNNNNNNNNNNNNNNNNNNNNNNNNNNNNNNNNNNNNNNNNNNNNNNNNNNNNNNNNNNNNNNNNNNNNNNNNNNNNNNNNNNNNNNNNNNNNNNNNNNNNNNNNNNNNNNNNNNNNNNNNNNNNNNNNNNNNNNNNNNNNNNNNNNNNNNNNNNNNNNNNNNNNNNNNNNNNNNNNNNNNNNNNNNNNNNNNNNNNNNNNNNNNNNNNNNNNNNNNNNNNNNNNNNNNNNNNNNNNNNNNNNNNNNNNNNNNNNNNNNNNNNNNNNNNNNNNNNNNNNNNNNNNNNNNNNNNNNNNNNNNNNNNNNNNNNNNNNNNNNNNNNNNNNNNNNNNNNNNNNNNNNNNNNNNNNNNNNNNNNNNNNNNNNNNNNNNNNNNNNNNNNNNNNNNNNNNNNNNNNNNNNNNNNNNNNNNNNNNNNNNNNNNNNNNNNNNNNNNNNNNNNNNNNNNNNNNNNNNNNNNNNNNNNNNNNNNNNNNNNNNNNNNNNNNNNNNNNNNNNNNNNNNNNNNNNNNNNNNNNNNNNNNNNNNNNNNNNNNNNNNNNNNNNNNNNNNNNNNNNNNNNNNNNNNNNNNNNNNNNNNNNNNNNNNNNNNNNNNNNNNNNNNNNNNNNNNNNNNNNNNNNNNNNNNNNNNNNNNNNNNNNNNNNNNNNNNNNNNNNNNNNNNNNNNNNNNNNNNNNNNNNNNNNNNNNNNNNNNNNNNNNNNNNNNNNNNNNNNNNNNNNNNNNNNNNNNNNNNNNNNNNNNNNNNNNNNNNNNNNNNNNNNNNNNNNNNNNNNNNNNNNNNNNNNNNNNNNNNNNNNNNNNNNNNNNNNNNNNNNNNNNNNNNNNNNNNNNNNNNNNNNNNNNNNNNNNNNNNNNNNNNNNNNNNNNNNNNNNNNNNNNNNNNNNNNNNNNNNNNNNNNNNNNNNNNNNNNNNNNNNNNNNNNNNNNNNNNNNNNNNNNNNNNNNNNNNNNNNNNNNNNNNNNNNNNNNNNNNNNNNNNNNNNNNNNNNNNNNNNNNNNNNNNNNNNNNNNNNNNNNNNNNNNNNNNNNNNNNNNNNNNNNNNNNNNNNNNNNNNNNNNNNNNNNNNNNNNNNNNNNNNNNNNNNNNNNNNNNNNNNNNNNNNNNNNNNNNNNNNNNNNNNNNNNNNNNNNNNNNNNNNNNNNNNNNNNNNNNNNNNNNNNNNNNNNNNNNNNNNNNNNNNNNNNNNNNNNNNNNNNNNNNNNNNNNNNNNNNNNNNNNNNNNNNNNNNNNNNNNNNNNNNNNNNNNNNNNNNNNNNNNNNNNNNNNNNNNNNNNNNNNNNNNNNNNNNNNNNNNNNNNNNNNNNNNNNNNNNNNNNNNNNNNNNNNNNNNNNNNNNNNNNNNNNNNNNNNNNNNNNNNNNNNNNNNNNNNNNNNNNNNNNNNNNNNNNNNNNNNNNNNNNNNNNNNNNNNNNNNNNNNNNNNNNNNNNNNNNNNNNNNNNNNNNNNNNNNNNNNNNNNNNNNNNNNNNNNNNNNNNNNNNNNNNNNNNNNNNNNNNNNNNNNNNNNNNNNNNNNNNNNNNNNNNNNNNNNNNNNNNNNNNNNNNNNNNNNNNNNNNNNNNNNNNNNNNNNNNNNNNNNNNNNNNNNNNNNNNNNNNNNNNNNNNNNNNNNNNNNNNNNNNNNNNNNNNNNNNNNNNNNNNNNNNNNNNNNNNNNNNNNNNNNNNNNNNNNNNNNNNNNNNNNNNNNNNNNNNNNNNNNNNNNNNNNNNNNNNNNNNNNNNNNNNNNNNNNNNNNNNNNNNNNNNNNNNNNNNNNNNNNNNNNNNNNNNNNNNNNNNNNNNNNNNNNNNNNNNNNNNNNNNNNNNNNNNNNNNNNNNNNNNNNNNNNNNNNNNNNNNNNNNNNNNNNNNNNNNNNNNNNNNNNNNNNNNNNNNNNNNNNNNNNNNNNNNNNNNNNNNNNNNNNNNNNNNNNNNNNNNNNNNNNNNNNNNNNNNNNNNNNNNNNNNNNNNNNNNNNNNNNNNNNNNNNNNNNNNNNNNNNNNNNNNNNNNNNNNNNNNNNNNNNNNNNNNNNNNNNNNNNNNNNNNNNNNNNNNNNNNNNNNNNNNNNNNNNNNNNNNNNNNNNNNNNNNNNNNNNNNNNNNNNNNNNNNNNNNNNNNNNNNNNNNNNNNNNNNNNNNNNNNNNNNNNNNNNNNNNNNNNNNNNNNNNNNNNNNNNNNNNNNNNNNNNNNNNNNNNNNNNNNNNNNNNNNNNNNNNNNNNNNNNNNNNNNNNNNNNNNNNNNNNNNNNNNNNNNNNNNNNNNNNNNNNNNNNNNNNNNNNNNNNNNNNNNNNNNNNNNNNNNNNNNNNNNNNNNNNNNNNNNNNNNNNNNNNNNNNNNNNNNNNNNNNNNNNNNNNNNNNNNNNNNNNNNNNNNNNNNNNNNNNNNNNNNNNNNNNNNNNNNNNNNNNNNNNNNNNNNNNNNNNNNNNNNNNNNNNNNNNNNNNNNNNNNNNNNNNNNNNNNNNNNNNNNNNNNNNNNNNNNNNNNNNNNNNNNNNNNNNNNNNNNNNNNNNNNNNNNNNNNNNNNNNNNNNNNNNNNNNNNNNNNNNNNNNNNNNNNNNNNNNNNNNNNNNAtgcaaatatattaaaattaatgttaaaatCAGACATTATTGATGTCTTTTCCTTCCGGATTTGTTTTGCCTCTTCTGAACATGGTACGGTGGCCGAGAGAGCTCAACGCACTGCActtcagaaaacacacaacaccaGCAAGTAATGAAACGCGCTGCAAATAATGAAACAACAACCGAACTGTTCCCAAGTCCCCTTGTAAACATGAAGGGGGACCATAATTAGAGACGGTCCTGGTCCGTCACCGATTATGGTCCCCTTTCAAACATTTCCGTTGTTTCATTATTCCACCTAccacttttcttttctccctctctccctcctttacTCCCTTCCTTCTTCCCCTCCGTCCCTCTTTCCTccctttctttgttttccttccttcttcccctcctccccttttctttcctccatcctaccttcttcctccttccttcctcctttcttcctcttttctttcctccctctctcccccttccttcctccccctctgttttcattcattcttcccctccttccctcttttctttcctccgtCCTACCTtactcctccttccttcctccgtCCTACCTtactccttccttcctcctttcctGCCTTCCGccttttcttcctccctccttcctcttttcttttctcattcccttcccttttttcctccttccttccttccttcctttctcctttccttccttccttccttccttgaCTTGAGGACAACAGGAgggttaaataaaacaaagaaacatgaCCAATTATGCACAAACCAGCACCACAAAGGCAGAATGATAAAAATATGCTTTCACTCACCAAAGCTGATGGCTCACTTGAAGAGAAAAGCGGCACAGCGGTTCTTCTTCTGGGTAAACTCCTCCATGACTTTGTCGATGAGGTCAGGTAGCTGCTGAATCAGCAAATACTTCATTTGACaatgtgtaaatgtaatgaTTTTGGTGATTAGGGGAGAGattagagcaaaaaaaaaaaaagacacaccgCTCTATAGATGGGCACTGTAACGTCACAGGATAGGTGGTGAGTTTGTCAAAAAGCTGTCAGGCTGTATTCTAAACAGTCACTGAGTCTATGAATGACACAACATCACGAATTGTGTCAATTCCCAGATGTGCTATTGGCCCAGCAAGTGGATCCCATCTGGTGCGGAGCTCCTCAAGGTGTGCATCACTCAAAATGAACTGGTTTGGAGGTATGGTGACCCTCTCTGGCCAGTTCAACTCCCCGGCACCACTTCCTTGCTCTCCAGCAGGTCCCTCTTGTCCTTCTCCAAACACACTCTGCATAGCAGTAGTGGTCTGGCCCTGCCATTCCAAGCAACCTCGGACAAAGATTTGCAGAGGAGTAGCATGTTGTTCTGTCCTCAACCCATGGTTGTTCCACTGGTCTATGAAACGTGTGAGGTCCCTGTTCAGTCTTGGGAGGTACAAAAAGTGCAGAGCAAACATGTGTCTCTCATTGTCCACGTCTATTATGCCCTCGTTCTCCAGGAAGCTGAAGAGGTCATAGTAGACATTGCAAATTTCTCGCCACAGGTCACCCCACAGCCGCTCTATCCTCTGATTATGTGTGCTCCTTCCACGGAGAGCACTACCTCTGTGAGAGCCTCTGAGGATGTTCATCATGAGGCAGACAGCGTTATTTTCCACCCCGTGGTCGGTTCTCACCCTTGAAGGCATGCCATATTTGGACACTGCGTCCAAGAAGCTCTCCATCACAGTGCTGCTCCTGTTGTTGTCGGAGGCCTTGAGGAAGACGACAAGACGGCTAAAACCATCTATACCCCCATGGATGACAATCCTCCACCTGGAACATAAATCGTGAAAGTATAAGAGAAGTTGTACATCACATTGACTGAAGCTGGATATTTAGTTTTGCAGGATGTGTATAAAAATTAAACATGTCTTTATGACATACACCAAAGTCTGGTGGGCTATGTTAATATCTACCTTATTAATTTGTGGTTCCCGTCAAGGTGCCACAAGGAGTTTGGTCCAGCCACCCTGTAAGTTCGCCTGCGCCGTCTCTGTGACATTGCCCTAGCTGCCGCGGCCCCGGGGTCTATTCGCAGCATGCTTTCCCTCACTGTGCGGCGCTGCACGTAGATTTGTTGGGCCCGCAGCTGTGCCCTCACAGACTCAGGGCCAATTTGCTGATTTCCAGCCACTATCTccttgatgacatcatccagtTCCTCATCTGAGATGGTGGCATATGTTCCGgcttttttcaaatgtaactGTCTGaaatatcaacacaaaaatTAGACATACTGTATTTAGATTTACTTCACACAGTGCATCGTTGCCTCCAAAACCCCATCCAGAATGGTTAAATATTTCTTTACAACATGGCACCAACAACATTCAAAAACTGCTTTATACCTGAGATGTCGTCGCACTGTACGCACAGAAACTTTCAGGACCTGTGCCATCTGTGGTGCTGTAAAGTCACAGGTCCTCAGAAATTTGAGCTGGTC is part of the Epinephelus moara isolate mb chromosome 22, YSFRI_EMoa_1.0, whole genome shotgun sequence genome and harbors:
- the LOC126383476 gene encoding uncharacterized protein LOC126383476 yields the protein MAARTFISRCKRTLNDCARLLETDGDPDPALAQSAVMRLETMERSLEWAQGRLIEAPIAHALIQDLHEYIAEVRRSLPTTSTLQGDSGYQAPLILTGGRGPPQYQISRDQLKFLRTCDFTAPQMAQVLKVSVRTVRRHLRQLHLKKAGTYATISDEELDDVIKEIVAGNQQIGPESVRAQLRAQQIYVQRRTVRESMLRIDPGAAAARAMSQRRRRRTYRVAGPNSLWHLDGNHKLIRWRIVIHGGIDGFSRLVVFLKASDNNRSSTVMESFLDAVSKYGMPSRVRTDHGVENNAVCLMMNILRGSHRGSALRGRSTHNQRIERLWGDLWREICNVYYDLFSFLENEGIIDVDNERHMFALHFLYLPRLNRDLTRFIDQWNNHGLRTEQHATPLQIFVRGCLEWQGQTTTAMQSVFGEGQEGPAGEQGSGAGELNWPERVTIPPNQFILSDAHLEELRTRWDPLAGPIAHLGIDTIRDVVSFIDSVTV